The Silene latifolia isolate original U9 population unplaced genomic scaffold, ASM4854445v1 chrun_scaffold_16, whole genome shotgun sequence genome includes a region encoding these proteins:
- the LOC141637263 gene encoding uncharacterized protein LOC141637263: MGDLREPNGVIWEESVVTLSSSSSVSFAAGRKVWSRAEVATQEIIRQVQPTVVSEERRRDVLDYVKRLLKGYLGCEVFSFGSVPLKTYLPDGDIDLTAFCGFNFEEAFASEVYSVLEAEDRNPAAKFVVKDVQYIRAEVKLVKCLVQNIVVDISFNQIGGLCALGFLEEIDRLIGKDHLFKRSIILIKAWCYYESRILGAHHGLISTYALETLVLYIFHLFHSSLNGPLAVLHKFLDYFSQFDWENLCVSLSGPVHVNSLPEIVVERPETSGREVLLSDDFMRECVRKFSVPSRGVETNYRTFMQKHLNIVDPLKENNNLGRSVSKGNFFRIRSAFSYGARKLGQILFQSPEHVSEEVRKFFANTLERHGNGQRPDVQDHLQLSSPNRFNSEMLLPFDGPYRDQINPHEKNSVDCDKQSSESRVTFENAHVRLGNFREDVTNIEGAISEHEEGFKELAGDANELAISNFQDLRISDQGDEFCPSELLGDKKSLSVDLPSPRHHYFSHCLENGKMENGHLDEEQHKDSSLTHLESNGFLTWEQNSSQLRNDDGHLRGRHEIVNLLPDLSGDVDCHLDNLHYGQWLYDQGLAMPIQQPIHLVQPSMFQPNVSWDPLHQTVQLRQDVVPQMSVNGVIQRPTFFPSNSPAARGLGTYFPIVNHHSYRDRSSPKGRYQGQLKSPRVNGRGPMLFDRILPTQVPVRQGIGRPKFYDYHESSSMGKIYRETNGFVQACENPLPEIETCGALDPDPSEGNPIVEPPVIVFNNSRLSDKFYQLKDDEDFPPLSS, from the exons ATGGGTGATCTCCGGGAACCAAACGGTGTGATTTGGGAGGAATCAGTGGTTACGTTGTCGTCGTCTTCTTCTGTGTCGTTTGCGGCTGGCCGGAAAGTGTGGTCCCGTGCTGAGGTGGCGACACAGGAAATAATCAGGCAGGTGCAGCCAACTGTGGTGTCTGAGGAGAGAAGAAGGGATGTTCTTGATTATGTTAAGAGGCTTCTTAAAGGGTATCTTGGTTGTGAG GTTTTCTCGTTTGGTTCAGTACCATTGAAAACTTATCTTCCTGATGGGGACATTGATCTTACCGCATTTTGTGGTTTCAACTTTGAGGAAGCTTTTGCAAGTGAGGTATACTCTGTCCTAGAAGCAGAAGATCGTAATCCGGCTGCCAAGTTTGTTGTTAAGGACGTGCAGTACATTCGCGCAGAG GTCAAACTTGTAAAATGCTTGGTACAGAACATTGTTGTAGACATATCTTTCAATCAAATAGGAGGATTATGTGCGCTCGGTTTTCTCGAGGAG ATTGATCGGCTAATTGGCAAAGATCACCTGTTTAAGCGCAGTATAATTTTGATTAAGGCCTGGTGTTATTACGAAAGCCGTATATTGGGTGCACATCATGGTTTAATCTCAACATATGCCTTGGAAACACTGGTTTTATATATTTTCCATCTCTTCCATTCTTCTTTGAATGGTCCTTTGGCA GTCTTGCATAAATTTCTGGATTACTTCAGTCAATTTGATTGGGAAAATTTGTGTGTTAGTTTGAGTGGTCCCGTTCATGTGAATTCATTGCCCGAAATCGTGG TGGAGAGACCAGAAACCAGTGGCAGGGAAGTTTTGCTGAGTGATGATTTCATGAGGGAATGTGTGAGAAAATTCTCTGTGCCTTCCAGAGGAGTAGAGACAAATTACAGAACATTTATGCAGAAGCATCTCAATATAGTTGATCCACTAAAAGAGAACAATAATCTTGGCCGGAGTGTAAGCAAAG GTAACTTCTTTCGCATAAGGAGTGCTTTCTCTTATGGAGCTCGGAAGCTGGGACAAATCTTGTTTCAATCTCCAGAACATGTATCTGAAGAAGTTCGGAAGTTTTTTGCCAACACACTAGAGAGACATGGAAATGGGCAAAGACCTGATGTTCAGGACCACCTCCAATTGTCTAGCCCAAATAGGTTTAATTCTGAAATGTTGCTTCCTTTTGATGGACCATATCGAGATCAGATTAACCCTCATGAAAAAAATTCTGTCGATTGTGATAAGCAATCAAGTGAAAGTAGGGTAACTTTTGAGAACGCACATGTTAGACTTGGCAACTTTAGGGAAGATGTAACAAACATAGAAGGAGCTATATCTGAGCACGAAGAAGGTTTTAAAGAGCTTGCTGGGGATGCAAATGAGCTCGCAATCTCTAATTTCCAGGATCTTAGAATATCAGATCAAGGTGATGAATTTTGCCCTTCTGAATTATTAGGGGATAAAAAATCGCTGTCGGTTGACTTGCCATCTCCACGTCATCATTATTTTTCTCACTGTTTGGAGAATGGTAAAATGGAAAACGGTCATTTGGATGAGGAGCAACATAAAGATTCTAGTTTGACTCATCTAGAGAGCAATGGCTTTTTGACTTGGGAGCAGAATAGTAGTCAACTACGCAATGATGATGGACATTTGAGAGGAAGACATGAAATTGTGAACCTGCTTCCTGATCTCTCCGGTGATGTTGACTGTCATCTGGATAATTTACATTATGGCCAGTGGTTGTATGATCAGGGATTAGCAATGCCTATACAGCAACCCATACATTTGGTCCAGCCTTCTATGTTCCAGCCGAATGTCTCGTGGGACCCATTGCATCAAACGGTGCAGTTAAGGCAGGATGTGGTCCCTCAAATGAGTGTCAATGGCGTGATCCAGAGACCTACTTTCTTCCCGTCTAATTCTCCAGCAGCACGAGGCTTAGGAACATATTTTCCAATTGTG AACCATCACTCATACAGGGATAGGTCCTCTCCAAAGGGAAGGTACCAAGGCCAATTGAAATCCCCTCGTGTAAATGGCCGAGGTCCAATGCTCTTCGATAGAATTTTACCGACTCAGGTCCCCGTTCGTCAGGGTATTGGGAGGCCTAAATTTTACGACTACCATGAAAGTTCTTCGATGGGAAAGATCTACAGAGAAACCAATGGATTTGTTCAAGCTTGTGAAAACCCATTGCCAGAAATTGAAACTTGTGGGGCTCTAGATCCTGATCCTTCTGAAGGAAACCCAATTGTAGAGCCTCCCGTCATTGTTTTCAACAATAGCAG GCTCTCAGATAAGTTTTATCAGCTAAAAGACGACGAGGATTTCCCGCCTTTGTCCTCTTGA